One Calditrichia bacterium DNA window includes the following coding sequences:
- a CDS encoding DUF4416 family protein → MGKTKTYHPVKLIMGVSTADIGLWEKLRPQLEAAYSPIDLQLDWYKFDHTKYYTKEMGSNLLKCFVSFEEFINVEALPGIKHATNAIEKAYAVDGKRRINLDPGYINAPKLVLATTKDFSHRIYLQDGIFGDIHLKFRGKNFKPQEWTYPDYREPFVLKFFEKVRDVYMEQIGLESV, encoded by the coding sequence TTGGGCAAAACGAAAACATATCATCCTGTAAAATTGATTATGGGTGTCAGCACAGCCGATATCGGCTTGTGGGAAAAACTGCGTCCCCAGCTCGAAGCCGCATATTCACCCATCGATTTACAGCTGGATTGGTATAAATTTGATCACACCAAATATTACACCAAAGAAATGGGTAGCAATCTGCTAAAATGTTTCGTTTCGTTTGAGGAATTTATTAATGTTGAGGCGTTACCGGGCATCAAACATGCTACAAATGCGATTGAAAAAGCATATGCGGTTGACGGCAAACGGCGCATCAATTTGGATCCGGGTTATATTAACGCCCCGAAACTCGTGCTCGCAACCACCAAAGATTTCAGTCACCGGATATATTTGCAAGATGGTATTTTTGGCGATATCCACCTAAAATTTCGCGGAAAAAATTTTAAGCCGCAGGAATGGACGTATCCCGATTATCGCGAACCGTTTGTGCTGAAATTTTTTGAAAAAGTGCGTGATGTTTACATGGAACAAATCGGATTGGAAAGTGTGTGA
- a CDS encoding phosphoribosylaminoimidazolesuccinocarboxamide synthase — protein MANVVLKTDIPGAKLLNRGKVRDIYDAGDALLFVTTDRISAFDVIMTQGIPMKGIVLTQLSKFWFSQTGDIVANHFITDNIAEYPAPFNQHGELLRGRSMLVKKTQPLPVECVVRGYLAGSGWKEYREFQTLHETPLPAGLLNGSQLPQPLFTPATKAESGHDENISFERMLTIVDQQTAEAVRDYSLQLYAHGAKTAAKKGIILADTKFEFGILDGEIILIDEVMTPDSSRFWPKEFYAPGKSQQSFDKQYLRDYLETLDWDKTPPPPPLPDEIIENTSKKYLEIARIFGIDLKG, from the coding sequence TTGGCAAATGTTGTGTTAAAAACGGATATCCCCGGCGCAAAATTGCTAAATCGCGGCAAAGTTCGCGATATTTACGACGCAGGCGACGCGCTGCTGTTTGTCACCACAGATCGCATTTCCGCGTTCGATGTGATCATGACGCAAGGCATTCCCATGAAAGGAATTGTGCTCACCCAGCTATCCAAATTCTGGTTTTCGCAAACGGGTGACATCGTTGCCAATCATTTTATAACCGACAATATTGCAGAATATCCGGCGCCATTCAATCAGCATGGCGAGTTGCTTCGCGGGCGTTCGATGCTCGTGAAAAAAACGCAGCCGTTGCCGGTGGAATGTGTGGTTCGCGGTTATTTAGCCGGTTCCGGCTGGAAAGAATATCGCGAATTTCAGACGCTGCACGAAACTCCGCTGCCAGCGGGATTGCTGAACGGATCGCAATTGCCGCAACCGCTGTTCACACCGGCGACCAAAGCGGAATCCGGTCACGACGAAAATATTTCGTTCGAGCGAATGCTGACCATTGTCGACCAACAAACGGCGGAAGCCGTGCGCGATTACAGCCTGCAACTTTACGCACACGGCGCGAAAACTGCTGCGAAAAAAGGCATCATTCTGGCGGACACAAAATTTGAATTCGGCATACTGGATGGCGAGATCATTCTCATTGACGAAGTGATGACGCCGGACTCGTCGCGGTTTTGGCCGAAGGAATTTTACGCGCCGGGCAAATCGCAACAGAGTTTCGACAAACAATATCTCCGCGATTATCTGGAAACGCTGGACTGGGACAAAACCCCGCCGCCGCCGCCGCTGCCGGACGAAATCATCGAAAATACATCGAAAAAATATCTGGAAATCGCCCGAATTTTCGGGATCGATTTGAAAGGCTGA
- a CDS encoding dienelactone hydrolase family protein, with translation MENRESPHAGMPVRTAGASPETAAGAMILMHGRGANALDILMLAEEFDRPELHYIAPDAHNNTWYPFSFLAPIQNNQPGIDSGLAVIDTIITQLQLSGIPPEKTVIGGFSQGACLALTYAASHPQKFGGIVALSGGLIGPPGNVFDFPGSLSKTPVFLGCSDVDFHIPAERVRESAAIFEKMGAEVTLRLYPGMGHTVNFDEIRQTQSLIDAMIGQNK, from the coding sequence ATGGAAAATAGAGAATCGCCACATGCGGGGATGCCGGTGAGAACTGCCGGTGCCTCGCCCGAAACAGCCGCTGGCGCCATGATTTTGATGCATGGTCGCGGCGCTAATGCTTTGGATATTTTAATGTTAGCAGAAGAATTTGACCGGCCGGAACTGCATTACATCGCCCCGGATGCACACAACAACACATGGTATCCGTTCAGCTTTTTGGCGCCGATCCAAAATAATCAACCGGGAATTGATTCCGGGCTGGCTGTAATTGACACAATTATAACGCAATTGCAGTTGAGCGGCATTCCTCCGGAGAAAACGGTAATTGGCGGTTTTTCGCAAGGGGCTTGCCTCGCGTTAACTTATGCGGCGTCGCATCCGCAAAAATTTGGTGGCATTGTTGCACTCAGTGGCGGACTCATCGGACCTCCGGGAAATGTATTCGATTTTCCCGGCTCGCTCTCCAAAACACCTGTTTTTTTGGGTTGCAGCGATGTCGATTTTCACATCCCGGCCGAACGCGTTCGCGAATCCGCCGCAATTTTCGAGAAAATGGGCGCAGAAGTCACCCTCCGTTTATATCCCGGAATGGGACACACGGTAAATTTTGACGAAATACGCCAAACCCAATCATTAATCGATGCAATGATTGGGCAAAACAAATAA
- a CDS encoding phosphoribosylformylglycinamidine cyclo-ligase has translation MKKSITYKDAGVDIDKAEGALNKLKDRIAATYTPEVLSGVGLFGSFYDISGNGLQHPVLVSSTDGVGTKLKVAIMADRHGTVGQDLVNHCIDDIAVCGAKPLFFLDYFASGKLEPHVYDSVVSGVAEGCKKAGIPLIGGETAEMPDFYSPGEYDMCGTIIGIVDKSKIIDGKKIQPGDALIGISGNGLHTNGYTLARKALFAEYSIDEPIAELGGATLADELLKIHPNYFPLISEITDKVAVHGISHITGGGIVGNTKRLLREGLSLEIDWEAWEIPAIFRIIQDAGNVPDADMRRAFNLGFGLVVIAPSEHTAVISESAKAFGFSATTIGKVTG, from the coding sequence TTGAAAAAATCGATCACCTATAAAGATGCCGGCGTGGACATCGACAAAGCCGAAGGCGCGCTGAACAAGCTTAAAGACCGCATTGCTGCGACTTACACGCCGGAGGTACTGTCCGGCGTCGGGCTGTTCGGCAGCTTTTACGATATTTCCGGAAACGGGCTGCAACACCCGGTGCTGGTTTCTTCCACCGATGGTGTGGGCACCAAATTGAAAGTTGCCATAATGGCGGATCGCCACGGCACGGTCGGTCAGGATTTGGTGAACCACTGCATCGACGACATTGCTGTTTGCGGCGCTAAGCCGTTGTTTTTTCTGGATTACTTCGCCAGCGGAAAACTGGAACCGCATGTGTACGATTCGGTGGTGTCCGGCGTTGCGGAAGGCTGCAAAAAGGCCGGAATTCCGCTCATCGGCGGCGAAACCGCCGAAATGCCCGATTTCTACTCACCGGGCGAATACGATATGTGCGGCACGATCATCGGTATTGTCGATAAATCCAAAATTATCGACGGCAAAAAAATTCAGCCGGGCGACGCGCTGATCGGCATTTCCGGCAACGGGCTGCACACCAACGGCTACACGCTCGCGCGAAAAGCGCTGTTCGCCGAATACAGCATCGATGAACCAATCGCCGAACTCGGCGGCGCAACCCTCGCCGATGAACTCCTGAAAATCCACCCGAATTACTTTCCGCTAATTTCCGAAATCACGGATAAAGTTGCGGTGCACGGCATTTCGCACATCACCGGCGGCGGCATCGTGGGCAATACCAAACGGCTGCTCCGCGAAGGTTTATCGCTGGAAATCGATTGGGAAGCCTGGGAAATTCCGGCGATTTTTCGTATCATTCAGGACGCCGGAAACGTGCCGGATGCGGACATGCGGCGGGCGTTCAACCTCGGTTTCGGGTTGGTTGTAATCGCCCCTTCCGAGCACACCGCTGTCATTTCCGAATCGGCGAAGGCGTTCGGTTTTTCGGCAACAACTATCGGAAAAGTAACCGGCTAA
- a CDS encoding NAD(P)H-dependent glycerol-3-phosphate dehydrogenase, which produces MSHKIAVIGAGSWGNTLANLLAKKDYSVNLWVFEADQLAEMQETRMNKRYLPGVPLPEQLELTDDLPNAVKQAEILVLAVPSHAMRGVCGNIKPYINEKQIFVNVAKGIENDSLKRMSEVIGEVLAVPESRIATLYGPSHAEEVATEIATAVVSASPDLKTARRVRNLFSTNYFRVYSSDDIVGVEVGGSVKNVIAIAAGVCDGAGFGDNTKAALLTRGMVEIQRLGVALGAKPETFAGLSGIGDLIVTCMSKHSRNRHVGEQIGRGRTLKEVLEEMVMVAEGVKTTRSVHQVAQKLGLEMPISEQVYAVLFHDKNPHEAVEELMTREAKDED; this is translated from the coding sequence ATGAGCCATAAAATTGCAGTTATCGGCGCGGGCAGTTGGGGCAACACACTCGCCAATTTGCTCGCCAAAAAAGATTATTCCGTCAACTTGTGGGTGTTCGAAGCCGACCAACTGGCGGAGATGCAAGAAACCCGGATGAACAAACGCTACCTGCCCGGCGTGCCGTTGCCGGAACAGTTGGAATTGACCGACGATTTGCCAAACGCAGTGAAACAAGCTGAGATTCTGGTATTGGCGGTACCATCGCATGCGATGCGCGGGGTTTGCGGAAATATCAAGCCGTATATCAATGAAAAACAGATATTTGTGAACGTTGCCAAAGGCATCGAAAACGACAGTTTGAAGCGCATGTCCGAGGTGATTGGCGAAGTTTTGGCAGTGCCCGAATCGCGAATTGCGACGCTGTACGGACCGAGCCACGCAGAGGAAGTTGCCACAGAAATCGCCACAGCAGTGGTTTCGGCATCACCGGATCTGAAAACGGCGCGGCGGGTTCGCAACCTGTTTTCGACCAATTATTTCCGGGTGTATTCCAGCGACGACATTGTTGGCGTGGAAGTCGGTGGTTCGGTGAAAAACGTGATCGCCATAGCTGCCGGTGTTTGCGACGGCGCAGGTTTCGGCGACAACACCAAAGCCGCGTTGCTCACGCGCGGAATGGTGGAAATCCAGCGGTTGGGTGTGGCGCTCGGCGCCAAACCGGAGACGTTCGCAGGGCTTTCCGGCATCGGCGATCTGATCGTGACCTGCATGAGCAAACACAGCCGGAACCGCCATGTTGGCGAACAAATCGGGCGTGGACGTACGCTAAAAGAAGTGCTCGAAGAAATGGTGATGGTTGCAGAAGGTGTGAAAACGACGCGATCGGTGCATCAGGTTGCGCAAAAACTTGGGTTGGAAATGCCGATTTCCGAACAGGTTTACGCAGTGTTATTTCACGATAAAAATCCCCACGAAGCGGTCGAAGAATTAATGACCCGCGAAGCGAAAGATGAAGATTGA
- the tsaD gene encoding tRNA (adenosine(37)-N6)-threonylcarbamoyltransferase complex transferase subunit TsaD produces the protein MKILGIETSCDETSASVIEENQVLSNVISSQMVHLQFGGVVPELASRAHLRKIIPVVESALEQANCTFADIDAIAVTHGPGLIGALMVGVNYVKGLATVFNKPFIGVNHIEGHIYSNFLENDELQLPLLCLTVSGGHSQIVVMKNHLEYHLIGSTRDDAVGEAFDKVAKLLGLPYPGGPQIDKLAKSGNPEAIRFPIGLSKEKTFDFSYSGLKTAVLNHVQSISEAKKDETLADICASFQHAAVKQLTDRTIAAARAYSISQIAVAGGVAANSGLREMMKLSAQKYGMQVYFPAMKYCTDNAAMIARAGLERLRREERSGLMLNAFAALKLGDKKHLG, from the coding sequence ATGAAAATATTAGGTATCGAAACATCCTGCGACGAAACGTCGGCATCCGTGATCGAAGAAAATCAGGTGCTATCCAACGTAATTTCGTCGCAAATGGTGCATTTGCAATTTGGCGGCGTGGTGCCGGAGCTGGCATCGCGGGCGCATTTGCGGAAGATCATTCCGGTTGTGGAATCTGCGCTGGAACAGGCGAATTGCACCTTCGCGGATATCGACGCAATTGCGGTAACGCACGGTCCCGGGCTGATCGGCGCGCTGATGGTCGGCGTCAATTACGTAAAAGGATTGGCGACGGTGTTCAACAAACCGTTCATCGGCGTGAACCACATTGAGGGGCATATTTATTCCAATTTTCTGGAAAATGACGAACTGCAACTGCCGCTGCTCTGCCTCACGGTTTCCGGCGGTCACAGCCAGATTGTTGTCATGAAAAATCATCTGGAATACCACCTCATTGGCAGCACCCGCGACGACGCCGTTGGCGAAGCGTTCGACAAAGTCGCAAAATTGCTCGGTTTGCCGTATCCCGGCGGTCCGCAAATCGACAAACTGGCGAAGTCCGGCAATCCCGAAGCCATCCGTTTTCCGATCGGATTATCGAAAGAAAAAACCTTCGATTTCAGCTACAGCGGGTTGAAAACCGCAGTGCTCAATCACGTACAGAGCATTTCCGAAGCGAAAAAAGATGAAACGCTGGCAGATATTTGCGCATCGTTTCAACATGCAGCGGTCAAACAACTCACTGATCGCACGATTGCAGCGGCGCGGGCGTATTCGATCAGCCAGATTGCCGTTGCCGGCGGCGTTGCTGCAAATTCCGGGCTGCGGGAAATGATGAAACTATCTGCCCAAAAGTATGGTATGCAAGTATACTTTCCGGCGATGAAATATTGCACGGACAACGCCGCGATGATTGCCCGTGCCGGATTGGAGCGGCTGCGCCGGGAAGAGCGTTCCGGGCTGATGCTGAACGCGTTTGCGGCGCTAAAATTGGGAGATAAAAAACACCTCGGATGA
- the plsY gene encoding glycerol-3-phosphate 1-O-acyltransferase PlsY, with translation MLNMLLMIAISYLMGSIPTSIIAGKLLKGIDIRKEGSGNAGATNVFRVLGWKAGLVVLLIDMLKGWIPTVYVSQLGMDSGLGWHAINYQIIAGISAMFGHIWTIFASFKGGKGVGTGAGMIIGLAPVPVLVCIIVFIVTVWLTRFVSLGSILASITFMAVVFVQKFALNQPVPIELLVFSVFIPVLIIFTHRANVQRLLKGEENKIQFKKS, from the coding sequence ATGCTGAACATGCTACTGATGATCGCCATCAGCTATTTGATGGGCTCGATTCCCACGAGCATCATCGCCGGAAAATTGCTCAAAGGCATCGATATTCGCAAAGAAGGCAGCGGCAACGCGGGCGCAACCAACGTGTTTCGCGTGCTCGGCTGGAAAGCCGGGTTGGTTGTGCTGTTGATCGACATGCTAAAGGGCTGGATTCCAACGGTTTACGTATCGCAATTGGGAATGGACAGCGGGCTCGGTTGGCACGCCATCAATTATCAGATTATCGCGGGAATCAGCGCCATGTTCGGGCACATCTGGACGATTTTCGCCAGTTTCAAAGGTGGCAAAGGCGTGGGCACCGGCGCGGGAATGATTATCGGATTGGCACCGGTTCCGGTGCTGGTTTGCATCATCGTTTTCATCGTTACCGTTTGGCTGACGCGATTTGTGTCGCTCGGTTCGATTCTCGCATCGATCACGTTTATGGCGGTGGTTTTTGTGCAAAAATTTGCGTTGAATCAGCCGGTTCCGATCGAATTGCTCGTCTTCAGTGTGTTCATTCCCGTGCTGATCATTTTTACGCACCGCGCCAACGTGCAGCGATTGTTAAAAGGCGAAGAAAATAAAATTCAGTTCAAAAAGTCCTGA
- a CDS encoding ring-cleaving dioxygenase: MVTASSGIHHITAMAGDPQKNIDFYVKVLGLRLVKKTVNFDDPYTYHFYFGDESGNPGTIMTFFPWTSRGLRGRKGLGQVTTTSFSVPEHSLKFWQKRLESLNIGVAGPFGRFDEQVLTFEDPDGLDIELIAATNDTRSGWENGDVPAEHAIRGFHSATAAIGNITPTKQMLTEIMGFREMGTADGRIRLATGNGQPGALMDLISPANALPGSMGVGVVHHIAWRAADASQQKEMRGQLLHDGQNVTPVLDRNYFQSIYFREPGGVLFEIATDPPGFAIDETPENLGESLKLPDWLETRREEIESHLPKIKTK, from the coding sequence ATGGTTACAGCTTCATCGGGAATCCACCACATTACCGCAATGGCCGGCGATCCCCAAAAAAATATCGATTTTTATGTGAAAGTATTAGGCTTACGGCTCGTGAAAAAGACCGTAAATTTTGATGACCCATATACTTACCACTTCTATTTTGGCGACGAATCCGGTAATCCCGGAACGATAATGACATTTTTCCCGTGGACATCGCGCGGGTTGCGCGGCAGAAAAGGATTGGGACAAGTGACGACAACCAGCTTTTCAGTGCCGGAACATTCGCTCAAATTTTGGCAGAAACGGCTGGAATCGCTGAACATTGGCGTTGCCGGTCCGTTTGGGCGATTTGATGAACAAGTGCTCACTTTCGAAGATCCGGACGGATTGGATATCGAATTAATTGCGGCAACCAACGATACGCGATCCGGTTGGGAAAACGGAGATGTTCCGGCAGAGCACGCCATTCGCGGATTCCACAGTGCCACTGCGGCAATCGGTAACATCACCCCGACAAAACAAATGCTCACGGAAATCATGGGCTTTCGCGAAATGGGAACGGCAGACGGTCGAATCCGGCTGGCAACCGGAAACGGGCAACCCGGCGCACTAATGGACCTGATTTCACCGGCAAATGCGCTACCGGGCAGTATGGGCGTTGGGGTTGTGCACCACATCGCCTGGCGGGCGGCAGATGCCAGCCAGCAAAAAGAAATGCGCGGTCAATTGTTACATGACGGGCAAAATGTGACGCCGGTGCTGGATCGGAACTATTTTCAATCGATTTATTTCCGGGAGCCGGGCGGCGTTCTTTTCGAAATTGCGACCGATCCGCCGGGATTCGCCATCGACGAAACGCCCGAAAATTTGGGTGAATCGCTAAAATTACCTGACTGGCTGGAAACCCGTCGTGAAGAAATTGAGTCGCATTTACCCAAAATCAAAACCAAATAA